One region of Babylonia areolata isolate BAREFJ2019XMU chromosome 29, ASM4173473v1, whole genome shotgun sequence genomic DNA includes:
- the LOC143274972 gene encoding uncharacterized protein LOC143274972 isoform X1 has product MADTEWMDTPGHREGGGGRQGGGQRRGAGGGGGGGGGGETASSGSTPTRQPTVAQGSSSPQANSASQTSPSSSNSSSSTVPMRQLEFTQAMNDFHHMFPSMDREVIEAVLRANHGIVDATIDQLLTMSIDNNEDEDDLPEHILMSVQRDVALESVNENTNTHTHSHKSSSSSRSLKQEDPSMEESPPSYTEAIKSPQIMTTTPHRHHHHHHHGNHRSSPPTSQRRGSPRHHPHHHQHPSPPTATLLDLEGDQTEGKTPLASLESAAMSSSFHSSGAHDSPSRWGWGETGTSQSKRSALKTSSRHRTHFSQDTEDVTLSHKSQHQRKVSWDTGSLPVRSKSFGAADSKRAHSHHHRLTSGGGGGGGGGGSPRKLPPYRNWNPPLLGTLPEDFLRLKPKVPQRVPLMTQKSDPGHRRTTTSSALHRSVSSREEPAESAGHHQRSHTHHVPLRSMSFAASSSRSGMPQRIITQDISTDYIQRRMRENERRRRQASMDLDPELAQYLEDERLALILQNSEFLQELRDDETFMKTLERDRQFAAEEYASAQELKRQKAMLSATASAAEPESPTPAQVSPPVLGPDDQEGYGDDRQDTLEAFPFSQQLPKTTEEDAEFLQKLRHMGKASKKQFAALARRFFSRKRKKSPRHLLRESPTPSMINLLDEEEVEDYDDGSLGSSPSANTASSGTGRSGFRVDGLPPSNTTDMV; this is encoded by the exons ATGGCAGACACAGAGTGGATGGACACCCCAGGAcacagggaagggggaggagggagacagggaggtggGCAGCGAAGAGGggcaggtggaggagggggaggaggaggaggaggggagacggCCTCATCAGGTTCCACGCCCACAAGACAACCCACGGTGGCGCAGGGAAGCTCCTCCCCCCAGGCCAACTCGGCATCCcagacatccccctcctcctccaactcctcctcctccactgtgcCCATGCGACAGCTGGAGTTCACGCAGGCCATGAACGATTTTCACCACATGTTCCCGTCCATGGACCGAGAGGTGATAGAGGCTGTGCTGAGAGCCAACCACGGGATTGTGGATGCCACCATTGACCAGTTGTTGACCATGAGCATTGACAACAATGAGGACGAGGACGACTTGCCCGAGCACATTCTGATGTCTGTTCAGAGGGACGTGGCCTTGGAATCTGTAAATGAAAATACAAATACTCATACTCACAGCCATAAg TCGTCCAGCAGTTCTCGGTCGCTGAAACAGGAGGACCCTTCTATGGAGGAGTCCCCGCCTTCCTACACAGAGGCGATCAAGTCCCCCCAGatcatgaccaccacccctcaccgccaccaccaccaccatcaccatggcaACCACCggtcctccccacccacctcgcAGCGGCGGGGTAGCCCCcgacaccatccccaccaccaccagcacccctccccgcccactgCCACCCTCCTGGACCTGGAAGGGGACCAGACAGAGGGCAAAACTCCACTGGCCTCCCTGGAATCGGCGGCCATGTCATCGTCCTTCCACTCAAGTGGCGCTCATGACTCGCCctccaggtgggggtggggggagacaggcaCCTCGCAGTCGAAGCGCAGCGCTCTGAAGACGTCCAGCCGGCACCGGACCCACTTCAGCCAGGACACGGAGGATGTCACGCTGTCCCACAAGTCCCAGCATCAGCGCAAAGTGTCCTGGGACACAGGCTCCCTGCCTGTCAGGTCCAAGTCCTTCGGGGCTGCAGACAGCAAGCGCGCCCATTCGCATCACCACAGACTGACCTCTGgcgggggcggaggcgggggtggggggggaagcccCCGTAAGTTACCGCCGTACCGCAACTGGAACCCTCCGTTGCTGGGGACGTTGCCAGAGGATTTCCTTCGCCTGAAACCAAAGGTTCCACAGCGTGTGCCGTTGATGACGCAGAAGTCCGATCCTGGTCATCGAAGGACTACTACCTCATCTGCACTGCACAG AAGCGTGTCCAGTCGGGAAGAGCCAGCAGAAAGTGCCGGCCACCATCagcgcagccacacacaccatgttccTCTGAGGTCCATGTCCTTTGCTGCTTCCTCATCACGCTCTGGGATGCCACAGCGG ATAATCACCCAGGACATCAGCACGGACTACATCCAGCGGCGGATGAGGGAGAACGAGCGGCGGAGGAGGCAGGCGTCGATGGACCTGGACCCAGAGCTGGCCCAATACCTGGAGGACGAACGCCTGGCCCTGATCCTTCAGAACTCTGAGTTCCTGCAGGAGCTGAGAGATGATGAAACCTTCATGAAAACACTGGAGCGAG ACCGCCAGTTTGCAGCGGAGGAATATGCCTCGGCCCAGGAGCTGAAGAGGCAGAAAGCCATGCTGTCGGCCACGGCCTCTGCGGCAGAACCAGAATCGCCAACACCTGCACAGGTGTCTCCGCCGGTACTGGGCCCTGATGACCAAG AAGGGTATGGAGATGACCGACAGGACACTCTGGAGGCCTTTCCCTTCAGCCAACAGCTGCCCAAAACCACGGAGGAGGATGCCGAGTTCCTGCAGAAACTGAGGCACATGGGAAAAG CTTCAAAAAAGCAGTTTGCAGCTCTTGCCAGGAGATTTTTCTccagaaagaggaagaagtcgCCTCGTCATTT ATTACGTGAATCTCCGACGCCATCGATGATCAATTTACTGGATGAGGAGGAAGTTGAAGATTATGACGATGGATCACTTGGATCATCACCTTCA GCCAACACGGCCAGCTCAGGGACTGGGCGGTCAGGGTTCAGGGTGGACGGCTTGCCACCCAGTAACACCACAGACATGGTATAA
- the LOC143274972 gene encoding uncharacterized protein LOC143274972 isoform X2 — protein MADTEWMDTPGHREGGGGRQGGGQRRGAGGGGGGGGGGETASSGSTPTRQPTVAQGSSSPQANSASQTSPSSSNSSSSTVPMRQLEFTQAMNDFHHMFPSMDREVIEAVLRANHGIVDATIDQLLTMSIDNNEDEDDLPEHILMSVQRDVALESVNENTNTHTHSHKSSSSSRSLKQEDPSMEESPPSYTEAIKSPQIMTTTPHRHHHHHHHGNHRSSPPTSQRRGSPRHHPHHHQHPSPPTATLLDLEGDQTEGKTPLASLESAAMSSSFHSSGAHDSPSRWGWGETGTSQSKRSALKTSSRHRTHFSQDTEDVTLSHKSQHQRKVSWDTGSLPVRSKSFGAADSKRAHSHHHRLTSGGGGGGGGGGSPRKLPPYRNWNPPLLGTLPEDFLRLKPKVPQRVPLMTQKSDPGHRRTTTSSALHSVSSREEPAESAGHHQRSHTHHVPLRSMSFAASSSRSGMPQRIITQDISTDYIQRRMRENERRRRQASMDLDPELAQYLEDERLALILQNSEFLQELRDDETFMKTLERDRQFAAEEYASAQELKRQKAMLSATASAAEPESPTPAQVSPPVLGPDDQEGYGDDRQDTLEAFPFSQQLPKTTEEDAEFLQKLRHMGKASKKQFAALARRFFSRKRKKSPRHLLRESPTPSMINLLDEEEVEDYDDGSLGSSPSANTASSGTGRSGFRVDGLPPSNTTDMV, from the exons ATGGCAGACACAGAGTGGATGGACACCCCAGGAcacagggaagggggaggagggagacagggaggtggGCAGCGAAGAGGggcaggtggaggagggggaggaggaggaggaggggagacggCCTCATCAGGTTCCACGCCCACAAGACAACCCACGGTGGCGCAGGGAAGCTCCTCCCCCCAGGCCAACTCGGCATCCcagacatccccctcctcctccaactcctcctcctccactgtgcCCATGCGACAGCTGGAGTTCACGCAGGCCATGAACGATTTTCACCACATGTTCCCGTCCATGGACCGAGAGGTGATAGAGGCTGTGCTGAGAGCCAACCACGGGATTGTGGATGCCACCATTGACCAGTTGTTGACCATGAGCATTGACAACAATGAGGACGAGGACGACTTGCCCGAGCACATTCTGATGTCTGTTCAGAGGGACGTGGCCTTGGAATCTGTAAATGAAAATACAAATACTCATACTCACAGCCATAAg TCGTCCAGCAGTTCTCGGTCGCTGAAACAGGAGGACCCTTCTATGGAGGAGTCCCCGCCTTCCTACACAGAGGCGATCAAGTCCCCCCAGatcatgaccaccacccctcaccgccaccaccaccaccatcaccatggcaACCACCggtcctccccacccacctcgcAGCGGCGGGGTAGCCCCcgacaccatccccaccaccaccagcacccctccccgcccactgCCACCCTCCTGGACCTGGAAGGGGACCAGACAGAGGGCAAAACTCCACTGGCCTCCCTGGAATCGGCGGCCATGTCATCGTCCTTCCACTCAAGTGGCGCTCATGACTCGCCctccaggtgggggtggggggagacaggcaCCTCGCAGTCGAAGCGCAGCGCTCTGAAGACGTCCAGCCGGCACCGGACCCACTTCAGCCAGGACACGGAGGATGTCACGCTGTCCCACAAGTCCCAGCATCAGCGCAAAGTGTCCTGGGACACAGGCTCCCTGCCTGTCAGGTCCAAGTCCTTCGGGGCTGCAGACAGCAAGCGCGCCCATTCGCATCACCACAGACTGACCTCTGgcgggggcggaggcgggggtggggggggaagcccCCGTAAGTTACCGCCGTACCGCAACTGGAACCCTCCGTTGCTGGGGACGTTGCCAGAGGATTTCCTTCGCCTGAAACCAAAGGTTCCACAGCGTGTGCCGTTGATGACGCAGAAGTCCGATCCTGGTCATCGAAGGACTACTACCTCATCTGCACTGCACAG CGTGTCCAGTCGGGAAGAGCCAGCAGAAAGTGCCGGCCACCATCagcgcagccacacacaccatgttccTCTGAGGTCCATGTCCTTTGCTGCTTCCTCATCACGCTCTGGGATGCCACAGCGG ATAATCACCCAGGACATCAGCACGGACTACATCCAGCGGCGGATGAGGGAGAACGAGCGGCGGAGGAGGCAGGCGTCGATGGACCTGGACCCAGAGCTGGCCCAATACCTGGAGGACGAACGCCTGGCCCTGATCCTTCAGAACTCTGAGTTCCTGCAGGAGCTGAGAGATGATGAAACCTTCATGAAAACACTGGAGCGAG ACCGCCAGTTTGCAGCGGAGGAATATGCCTCGGCCCAGGAGCTGAAGAGGCAGAAAGCCATGCTGTCGGCCACGGCCTCTGCGGCAGAACCAGAATCGCCAACACCTGCACAGGTGTCTCCGCCGGTACTGGGCCCTGATGACCAAG AAGGGTATGGAGATGACCGACAGGACACTCTGGAGGCCTTTCCCTTCAGCCAACAGCTGCCCAAAACCACGGAGGAGGATGCCGAGTTCCTGCAGAAACTGAGGCACATGGGAAAAG CTTCAAAAAAGCAGTTTGCAGCTCTTGCCAGGAGATTTTTCTccagaaagaggaagaagtcgCCTCGTCATTT ATTACGTGAATCTCCGACGCCATCGATGATCAATTTACTGGATGAGGAGGAAGTTGAAGATTATGACGATGGATCACTTGGATCATCACCTTCA GCCAACACGGCCAGCTCAGGGACTGGGCGGTCAGGGTTCAGGGTGGACGGCTTGCCACCCAGTAACACCACAGACATGGTATAA